The window GGATACTGGAATGCAGGGGCGGAAGGCTCGAAGCCGAGGTGGAATGGTCCCCGCGCGTCGACTACGCCCGAGCCTCGATGCGCCTGGAACGCCGGGGCGATATGTGGCTCGCCCTGGGCGGCGGCGAGGCCATGACCCTGGCCGGGCTTTCCGGCCTGTCGGACAGGTCGGAGGTGCGCGTGGACGACGACGGCTTCGGCCCTGTGCTGCGGACTCGCATCGCCCTGGAGCCTGGGCAAAGGCTGGCCTTAGTGACGCGCTGGGGCAGTGATGGACGTGGAGCCGACATCAAGGAGAGCTTTGAAGCTCTCGGGCGCACACACGAGGCGTGGCACGCCTGGGCCATTCATGAAGGAGAGGTGGAGAAGCGCGTCTGGGCCGGCGAATGGAAGGGCCTGATCACCCGCTCGGCTCTGGCCTTCAAGCTCCTGACCCACGCCGACACCGGGGCCATCGCCGCAGCGGCCACAACCTCCCTGCCCGAGGTGATCGGCGGGGTGCGCAACTGGGACTACCGCTTCGCCTGGCTGCGCGATGCATCCCTGACCGCCCAGGCGCTCGTGTCCATCGGCCACGATGACGAGGCTGCTGACCTGCTCTTCTGGACCGAGCGTACAGCCGAGATCTGCTGCGAGCAGAAGCTCGACCTGCAGATCATGTACGGCCTACACGGCGAGCACGAGCTGCCTGAGACGACCCTGGATCACCTGGAGGGCTACCGGGGCTCCAGGCCCGTGCGCATCGGCAACGAGGCCGCCGACCAGTTCCAGCTTGAGACCTATGGCGAAGTCCTCAACACCGGGTATGAGATCGTCAGGCGAGGGCTCAAGCTGCCCGAGCGACTCAAGGGCTTCCTCTCCTCGGTGGCGGACCATGTCTGCCGGGTCTGGGAGCGGCCGGACCAGGGCATCTGGGAGATGCGCGGCGGGCCGCGCCCCTTCACCTACTCCAAGGCCATGGCCTGGGTGGCCCTGGACCGGGCAGTGCTCCTGGCAGAGCGCAACGGCTTCCCCGGCGACGTGAACACCTGGCGCGCATCCCGCGAGCGCATCCGCCGGCAGGTGCTCGAACACGGCTTCAACCAGCGCCTTGGGGCATTCACGCAGACCTACGACTCCGACGAGTTGGACGCCGCCAACCTGCGGTTGCCGCTCCTGGAGTTCCTGCCCTTCAACGATCCGCGCGTCACCGGAACCATCAACCGCACCCTGGAGCAGCTGACCGACAACGGCCTCGTATACCGCTACAAGGCCGACGACGGCCTGCCGGGCAAGGAGGGAGCCTTCGGGCTGTGCACTTTCTGGCTCGTGGACTGTCTG is drawn from Desulfocurvibacter africanus subsp. africanus DSM 2603 and contains these coding sequences:
- a CDS encoding glycoside hydrolase family 15 protein, which produces MAHREPSPGYSGSYKPISDYALIGNLRTVALVALDGSIDWCCLPHLDRPSVFAALLDSRRGGRFQVGLPGGGHGEQAYLEDTNILRTEFRSEQGELVVTDFMPLEGDINGCGDSRAEPEIHRILECRGGRLEAEVEWSPRVDYARASMRLERRGDMWLALGGGEAMTLAGLSGLSDRSEVRVDDDGFGPVLRTRIALEPGQRLALVTRWGSDGRGADIKESFEALGRTHEAWHAWAIHEGEVEKRVWAGEWKGLITRSALAFKLLTHADTGAIAAAATTSLPEVIGGVRNWDYRFAWLRDASLTAQALVSIGHDDEAADLLFWTERTAEICCEQKLDLQIMYGLHGEHELPETTLDHLEGYRGSRPVRIGNEAADQFQLETYGEVLNTGYEIVRRGLKLPERLKGFLSSVADHVCRVWERPDQGIWEMRGGPRPFTYSKAMAWVALDRAVLLAERNGFPGDVNTWRASRERIRRQVLEHGFNQRLGAFTQTYDSDELDAANLRLPLLEFLPFNDPRVTGTINRTLEQLTDNGLVYRYKADDGLPGKEGAFGLCTFWLVDCLSMSGRVDQAGELFESMTRRANHVGLFPEQFDPASGEFLGNFPQAFTHIGLINSALYLAIAQRRQVPEHAPVGSPAHRMDVGRKRIQAASGHT